The Hymenobacter sp. DG01 genome has a segment encoding these proteins:
- a CDS encoding DNA topoisomerase IB, with amino-acid sequence MSVTATARPKTRKMKLEPLEEAHILYKDPARQAELAGLRYLTDTKPGLTREASATGEFRYLTAKGEPVEDEKTLERIRGFVIPPAWTEVWISPSPNSHLQVTGRDAKGRKQYLYHAAWDQARALTKFSRLRAFGEKLAELRQQLHKDLARPALDKRKVIALVLTLMDQSFIRIGNKEYAKKNKTYGLTTLRDKHVQVSGADVRFSFVGKKGVAHDLTIHDRKLARLVQKCKEIPGQHLFQYYAPDGHREELESGDVNEYLHEVTGMNLSAKDFRTWGGTVKMVEALERVIDEEPAFPKPKSLKRALKDVAENLGNTPSVCSKYYIHPQVVELFNSDQLIDYLRRHDADPAENDLLTPTEHMVLEMLQELEAAK; translated from the coding sequence ATGTCTGTTACCGCCACCGCCCGCCCCAAAACCCGCAAAATGAAGCTCGAGCCCCTGGAAGAAGCGCACATCCTCTACAAGGACCCCGCCCGCCAGGCCGAGCTGGCCGGCCTGCGCTACCTCACGGATACCAAGCCCGGCCTGACCCGCGAGGCTAGCGCCACGGGCGAGTTTCGCTACCTCACGGCCAAGGGTGAGCCGGTAGAAGATGAGAAAACGCTGGAGCGCATCCGTGGCTTCGTGATTCCGCCGGCCTGGACGGAGGTCTGGATTTCGCCCTCACCCAACAGCCACCTGCAGGTAACCGGCCGCGACGCCAAGGGCCGCAAGCAGTACCTCTACCACGCCGCCTGGGACCAGGCCCGGGCCCTCACCAAGTTCAGCCGCCTGCGGGCCTTCGGCGAAAAACTGGCCGAGCTGCGCCAGCAGCTGCACAAAGATCTGGCCCGCCCCGCCCTGGATAAGCGCAAGGTTATTGCGTTGGTGCTGACCCTGATGGACCAGTCGTTTATCCGCATCGGGAACAAAGAGTACGCCAAGAAAAACAAAACCTACGGCCTTACCACCCTCCGCGACAAGCACGTGCAGGTGAGCGGGGCCGATGTGCGCTTCAGCTTCGTGGGAAAGAAGGGGGTAGCCCACGACCTGACCATTCATGACCGGAAGCTGGCTCGCCTGGTGCAGAAGTGCAAGGAAATACCCGGCCAGCACCTGTTCCAGTACTACGCCCCCGATGGGCACCGCGAGGAGCTGGAATCGGGCGACGTGAACGAGTACCTGCACGAGGTAACCGGCATGAACCTCTCGGCTAAAGACTTCCGCACCTGGGGCGGCACCGTGAAAATGGTGGAAGCTCTGGAGCGGGTCATTGATGAGGAGCCTGCGTTTCCGAAGCCCAAGTCGCTGAAACGGGCTCTGAAGGACGTGGCCGAGAACCTGGGCAATACGCCCAGCGTCTGCTCCAAATACTACATCCACCCGCAGGTAGTAGAGCTCTTCAACTCCGACCAGCTCATCGACTACCTGCGCCGCCACGACGCCGACCCCGCCGAAAACGACCTGCTGACTCCCACCGAGCACATGGTGCTGGAAATGCTCCAGGAGCTGGAAGCCGCGAAGTGA
- a CDS encoding M48 family metalloprotease, with product MRRFLLKPWLLLGLLASLGTFASCSKDGDGVLLFSVEDDKALGQKVAAETDSTFRAKGQLLEPGSNPTAYAALGRIVTRVLDSGKLQYRNDFPWDVKIIRDDQVQNAFATPGGHIYVYSGLIKYLDNETELAGVLGHEIAHADRRHTSRQLQSQYGISVLLSLLLGENENTLVDVAASLGQLKFSRDYETEADSYSVEYLNGTNYYACDGAAGFFIKAEKEGQAATPEFLSTHPNPGSRIQNIQSKADQMGCRNRTAGSTDFNTLKSSL from the coding sequence ATGCGTCGCTTTCTGCTCAAACCCTGGCTGCTTCTCGGCCTGCTAGCTTCTCTTGGTACCTTTGCCTCCTGTTCGAAAGACGGCGACGGGGTTCTGCTGTTTTCGGTGGAGGACGATAAAGCCCTCGGCCAGAAAGTAGCCGCCGAAACCGATTCTACCTTCCGCGCCAAAGGCCAGCTGCTGGAGCCCGGCAGCAACCCCACCGCTTACGCGGCCCTGGGCCGCATTGTAACGCGGGTGCTGGACAGCGGCAAGCTTCAGTACCGCAACGACTTTCCCTGGGACGTTAAGATTATTCGCGACGACCAGGTGCAGAACGCCTTTGCTACCCCCGGCGGCCACATCTACGTGTACTCCGGCCTGATCAAGTACCTCGACAATGAAACTGAGCTGGCGGGCGTGCTGGGCCACGAAATTGCCCACGCCGACCGCCGCCACACCTCGCGCCAGCTCCAGAGCCAGTACGGCATCAGTGTGCTGCTGAGCTTGCTGCTGGGTGAGAATGAGAATACCCTGGTGGACGTAGCCGCCAGCCTGGGTCAGCTTAAGTTCAGCCGCGACTATGAAACTGAGGCGGACTCCTACTCGGTGGAGTATCTGAACGGCACCAACTACTACGCCTGCGACGGGGCCGCCGGCTTCTTTATCAAGGCCGAGAAAGAAGGCCAGGCTGCTACCCCTGAGTTCCTGAGCACCCACCCCAACCCCGGCTCCCGCATCCAGAACATTCAGAGCAAAGCCGACCAGATGGGCTGCCGCAACCGCACGGCGGGGAGCACTGACTTTAACACCCTCAAAAGCTCCCTGTAA
- a CDS encoding App1 family protein, whose product MPLLDKLSSWAERADDALTRARARLGLLHPLQLLSYRSYGTPGRLYVKGRLLTDKGIGEPDPTDSRWHNLLNMYRRFDSNEIGGAQLQVRPVDGSEHLVVTDEEGYFTLNLEPKALPEPIDFLWYPVDVLLRQAPAPFPTPDKLDTKALVLIPPADAEYGIISDLDDTVIQTSATDLLRMARTVLLRNARSRLPFKGVAEFYRQLQLGRNGKRNNPFFYVSSSPWNLYDLLEDFLSLNNIPPGPLLLRDMALKRKQSTDASEHHGHKLKEIHNLLLTYPTLPFILIGDSGQEDANIYREVVRRHPGRILAIYIRDVNRPDRAALVEQVSEELRSDKVEMLLVQDTVQAARHAASTGLIFQEAIPAVEQEKQKDESADDDTELDGQGTGEPVMQ is encoded by the coding sequence ATGCCTCTACTCGACAAACTCAGCAGCTGGGCCGAACGGGCCGATGATGCCCTAACCCGCGCCCGCGCCCGCCTAGGCCTGCTCCACCCGCTGCAGCTGCTTTCCTACCGCAGCTATGGTACTCCCGGCCGCCTCTACGTGAAGGGCCGCCTGCTCACGGACAAGGGCATTGGCGAGCCTGACCCCACCGACTCGCGCTGGCACAACCTGCTGAACATGTACCGCCGCTTCGACAGCAACGAAATCGGCGGGGCCCAGCTGCAGGTGCGGCCCGTCGATGGTTCGGAGCACTTGGTGGTAACGGATGAAGAAGGTTACTTCACCCTGAACCTGGAGCCGAAGGCCCTGCCCGAGCCTATTGATTTTCTGTGGTACCCCGTGGATGTGCTGCTCCGGCAGGCCCCCGCGCCCTTTCCTACCCCCGACAAGCTCGATACCAAGGCTCTGGTCCTGATTCCGCCGGCTGATGCGGAATACGGTATCATTTCGGACCTCGATGACACGGTTATTCAGACCTCGGCCACGGATTTGCTGCGCATGGCCCGCACGGTGCTGCTGCGCAACGCCCGCTCCCGCCTGCCCTTCAAAGGCGTGGCTGAGTTTTACCGGCAACTGCAGTTGGGGCGCAACGGCAAGCGCAACAATCCCTTTTTCTACGTCAGCAGTTCGCCCTGGAACCTGTATGATCTGCTGGAGGACTTTCTGAGCCTGAATAATATTCCGCCCGGCCCGCTGCTGCTGCGCGACATGGCCCTCAAGCGCAAGCAAAGTACCGATGCCTCGGAGCACCACGGCCACAAGCTCAAGGAAATCCACAACCTGCTACTGACCTACCCCACCTTGCCCTTCATCCTCATCGGCGACTCAGGCCAGGAAGACGCCAACATTTACCGGGAGGTAGTGCGCCGCCACCCCGGCCGCATTCTGGCCATCTACATCCGCGACGTAAACCGCCCCGACCGTGCCGCGCTGGTGGAGCAGGTTTCCGAGGAGCTGCGCTCTGATAAGGTGGAAATGCTGCTGGTGCAGGATACAGTGCAGGCCGCCCGCCACGCCGCCTCTACCGGCCTGATCTTCCAGGAGGCCATTCCGGCCGTGGAGCAGGAAAAACAGAAAGACGAATCGGCGGACGACGATACGGAGCTGGATGGACAAGGTACCGGCGAGCCGGTTATGCAGTAG
- a CDS encoding DUF4440 domain-containing protein, translated as MKRLLLLLALPLLSACSSSQPLSAAASAEARRDIAQLLQTQTAAWNRGDIAGFMQGYWQNDSLVFIGKSGLTYGWQPTLTNYQRSYPNAAAMGQLDFSNLRIQPLSPNAAHVIGRWHLARPTQGDLQGHFLLVCRRIAGKWVVVADHSS; from the coding sequence ATGAAACGCCTTCTTCTGCTCCTTGCCCTTCCGCTGCTCAGCGCCTGCAGCAGCTCCCAGCCACTCAGCGCCGCCGCTTCGGCCGAGGCCCGCCGCGACATAGCGCAGCTGCTCCAGACGCAAACCGCCGCCTGGAACCGCGGCGATATTGCCGGCTTTATGCAGGGCTACTGGCAAAACGATTCCCTGGTGTTTATTGGCAAAAGCGGCCTGACCTACGGCTGGCAGCCTACCCTCACCAACTACCAGCGCAGCTACCCCAATGCAGCCGCCATGGGGCAGCTCGATTTCAGCAACCTGCGCATTCAGCCCCTCAGCCCCAATGCTGCCCACGTAATCGGGCGCTGGCACCTGGCCCGCCCTACCCAGGGCGACCTGCAGGGGCACTTCCTGTTAGTATGCCGCCGCATTGCCGGCAAATGGGTCGTGGTGGCCGACCATTCCAGTTAA
- the mtgA gene encoding monofunctional biosynthetic peptidoglycan transglycosylase, whose protein sequence is MPPKPRASAFHLTLVADFVTDYRQTLRRVGRVALQVVAALFLTSIAWVLLYRWVSPPATWLMLDRRAHAPVGMGYHGIREQDRRISYHFKTLDEVSPHLPLALVAAEDQRFLIHHGFDGDALLKAAKSNLSGGKQLRGGSTISQQVAKNVFLWSGRSYIRKGAEAYFTLLIELLWNKRRIMEMYLNVAEMGDCIFGAEAASQQYFHKPAKRLTPAEAALLAGVLPNPLRFRAANPGPQARAKQQRVMRNMRRLGGTAYVRELMDR, encoded by the coding sequence TTGCCTCCGAAGCCCCGGGCTTCGGCTTTTCATCTTACGTTAGTTGCTGATTTCGTGACGGATTACCGGCAAACGTTGCGCCGCGTGGGGCGGGTAGCCCTGCAAGTAGTGGCCGCGCTATTCTTGACTTCCATTGCCTGGGTGCTGCTCTACCGCTGGGTAAGCCCGCCGGCCACCTGGCTGATGCTGGACCGCCGTGCCCATGCCCCCGTCGGGATGGGCTACCACGGCATCCGGGAGCAGGACCGCCGCATCAGCTACCACTTCAAGACCCTGGATGAGGTGTCGCCTCACCTGCCCCTGGCGCTGGTGGCCGCCGAGGACCAGCGTTTCCTGATTCACCACGGCTTTGATGGTGATGCTCTGCTGAAAGCGGCCAAGTCAAACCTGAGCGGAGGCAAGCAGCTGCGCGGGGGGAGCACCATCTCGCAGCAGGTCGCCAAAAACGTGTTCCTGTGGTCGGGCCGGAGCTACATCCGCAAAGGGGCCGAGGCCTACTTCACGCTGCTCATTGAGCTGCTCTGGAACAAGCGCCGCATTATGGAGATGTACCTGAATGTGGCCGAGATGGGCGACTGTATTTTCGGGGCCGAAGCTGCTTCCCAACAGTATTTCCACAAACCAGCCAAGCGCCTGACCCCGGCCGAAGCCGCCCTCCTGGCCGGCGTTTTGCCCAACCCGTTGCGGTTCCGGGCTGCCAACCCCGGCCCACAGGCCCGCGCCAAGCAGCAGCGCGTAATGCGCAACATGCGCCGCCTGGGCGGCACGGCCTACGTGCGCGAGCTGATGGACCGCTAA
- a CDS encoding LON peptidase substrate-binding domain-containing protein: MTRPLALFPLNLVVFPGEKLNLHIFEPRYRQLVHDCEQEGITFGIPSYLNNQVSTLGTEMKLVSVEKTYPSGEMDIRTQAVGVFRIQEFFRQLPQKLYAGATVEDVPDDLTPDPALHERTRGLVRQLYSILGLQRLFLELPPNFRVYDIAHHLGFSTEQEYQLLEATSEVERQQLVLTHLLQILPVLQETERLKERVRLNGHFKNLTPPSF; this comes from the coding sequence ATGACTCGTCCGCTGGCCCTGTTTCCGCTGAACCTGGTTGTGTTTCCGGGGGAAAAACTCAACCTGCACATTTTTGAGCCCCGCTACCGCCAGCTTGTGCACGACTGCGAACAGGAAGGCATCACCTTTGGTATTCCCTCCTACCTCAACAATCAGGTAAGCACCCTGGGCACGGAGATGAAGCTGGTCAGCGTGGAGAAAACCTATCCTTCGGGCGAAATGGATATCCGGACCCAAGCCGTGGGCGTGTTCCGGATTCAGGAATTCTTTCGCCAGCTACCCCAGAAGCTCTACGCCGGAGCCACTGTGGAAGACGTACCTGACGACCTCACGCCCGACCCCGCCCTGCACGAGCGTACCCGGGGGCTAGTTCGGCAGTTATATAGTATTCTGGGGCTACAGCGGCTGTTTCTGGAGCTCCCTCCCAATTTTCGGGTGTACGATATTGCCCACCACTTGGGCTTCAGCACCGAGCAGGAGTACCAGTTGCTGGAGGCAACTAGTGAGGTAGAGCGGCAGCAGCTGGTGCTGACTCATTTGCTGCAGATTCTGCCTGTGCTGCAGGAAACCGAACGCCTGAAGGAGCGGGTGCGCCTGAACGGCCACTTCAAAAACCTGACGCCGCCTTCTTTCTAG
- a CDS encoding metallophosphoesterase: MPDLTLLLYGSASVALLLLGWLLWRFWQERQYRRRPYVAPAHNDWARQPLPPQSPLHRVALLGDPGAVATDGTDPILNLLKSWQHDTGPAGTIIILGDNVYPTGLPAAGHPGRAAAEARFTSLLTTLGSFPGNVVFLSGNHDWNKGRPDGWEYLRRQEAYVREHLPTAHYLPPDGHPGPVTLQLTDGLLLIVLNTQWWVQRGPRPAADAKEPFRKLRRLLQANRHQQVIVAGHHPLYSNALHGGKFTAKQHVFPLTTVHKQAYVPLPVIGSLLPLYRKVVGAAEDMAHPRYRKMRRRLLRVLQEFPGVVYAAGHDHNLQYFQHKGGHYLVSGSGSKTAFVQKGGRATFVHEHKGFFSLEVYAPGETWLRTLEPGQTEEVFRLRLEPPAPAHPVLLPLPATVSQLAAPSGQATGNGLR; the protein is encoded by the coding sequence GTGCCCGACCTGACGCTGCTTTTATATGGAAGTGCATCCGTAGCCCTGCTGCTGCTGGGCTGGCTGCTGTGGCGTTTCTGGCAGGAGCGGCAGTACCGGCGGCGCCCCTACGTGGCACCAGCCCACAACGACTGGGCCCGGCAGCCCCTACCCCCGCAGTCGCCCCTGCACCGGGTAGCCCTGCTCGGCGACCCGGGCGCCGTGGCTACCGATGGCACCGACCCCATTCTGAACCTGCTGAAAAGCTGGCAGCACGATACCGGCCCGGCCGGCACCATCATTATCCTCGGCGACAATGTGTACCCGACCGGCCTGCCTGCGGCCGGGCACCCCGGCCGGGCCGCTGCCGAAGCCCGCTTTACCAGTTTGCTGACCACGCTGGGTAGCTTTCCGGGGAATGTGGTTTTCCTCAGCGGCAACCACGACTGGAACAAGGGCCGTCCCGATGGCTGGGAATATCTGCGGCGGCAGGAGGCTTACGTGCGCGAGCATCTGCCCACGGCCCACTACCTCCCCCCCGATGGGCACCCCGGTCCCGTTACCCTGCAGCTGACCGATGGCCTGCTCCTGATTGTGCTCAATACCCAGTGGTGGGTGCAGCGCGGCCCCCGGCCGGCCGCCGATGCCAAAGAGCCTTTCCGGAAGCTGCGCCGGTTGCTGCAGGCCAATCGTCATCAGCAGGTGATAGTGGCGGGCCACCACCCGCTGTATTCCAATGCCCTGCACGGCGGCAAGTTCACAGCCAAACAGCACGTGTTTCCACTTACTACCGTGCACAAGCAGGCCTACGTGCCGCTGCCCGTTATCGGCTCCTTGCTGCCGCTGTACCGGAAGGTAGTGGGCGCCGCCGAGGACATGGCCCACCCCCGCTACCGCAAAATGCGCCGGCGTCTGCTACGGGTACTGCAGGAGTTTCCGGGCGTTGTGTACGCCGCCGGCCACGACCACAACCTGCAGTATTTTCAGCACAAGGGGGGGCATTACCTGGTTAGTGGCTCGGGTAGCAAAACCGCCTTCGTGCAGAAGGGCGGCCGCGCCACTTTTGTGCATGAGCACAAAGGATTTTTCAGCCTGGAGGTGTATGCCCCGGGCGAAACGTGGCTCCGGACGCTGGAGCCCGGGCAGACCGAAGAAGTGTTTCGGCTGCGCCTGGAGCCGCCAGCGCCTGCTCATCCGGTTTTGCTACCCCTGCCCGCTACGGTAAGCCAGCTAGCCGCGCCTTCCGGCCAGGCAACCGGCAACGGCTTACGCTGA
- a CDS encoding diacylglycerol kinase family protein: protein MPPLACPVLRHLLFVLNPISGDIDKTELETTIRHYCQERGRVAAFFHTSGDDDLGRLRRFLAAHSFDAVFAAGGDGTASLVAEALAGGEIPLGIIPLGSGNGLSKDLGIPQEVEQALRLTWDYQLRTVDTLRVGGKFSAHLADLGFNALVVERFDQGDARGPGAYVRIATQEYASYQPATYHIETDQETWEGPAFMVTIANANTFGSNVIINPDSELDDGQFEICLIEPFPNLAAPGLLYHLYTNDFDVSDYTRRLCCRRARISVPGQTEVLVQIDGEPCQLPTPVEVEIDPRSLRILGPPASA from the coding sequence ATGCCACCCCTTGCCTGTCCTGTGCTGCGGCACCTGCTTTTTGTGCTCAACCCCATATCCGGGGACATTGATAAAACGGAGTTGGAAACCACCATCCGGCATTACTGCCAGGAGCGGGGACGCGTGGCGGCCTTTTTTCACACCAGCGGCGACGATGACCTAGGCCGCCTGCGCCGTTTTCTGGCCGCGCACTCCTTCGATGCCGTTTTCGCGGCCGGCGGCGATGGTACCGCCAGCCTGGTGGCCGAGGCGCTGGCCGGCGGCGAAATACCGTTGGGCATCATCCCGCTGGGCTCCGGCAATGGCCTGTCTAAGGACCTGGGCATACCGCAGGAGGTAGAGCAGGCCCTGCGGCTTACCTGGGATTACCAGCTGCGTACCGTGGACACGCTGCGGGTAGGGGGCAAGTTCTCGGCTCACCTGGCCGATCTGGGCTTTAATGCCCTGGTGGTGGAACGCTTCGACCAGGGTGATGCCCGCGGGCCGGGTGCCTACGTGCGCATTGCCACTCAGGAGTACGCCAGCTACCAACCAGCTACCTATCATATTGAAACCGACCAGGAAACCTGGGAAGGCCCGGCGTTTATGGTAACCATTGCCAACGCCAACACCTTCGGCAGCAACGTCATCATTAACCCGGATAGTGAGCTGGATGACGGCCAGTTTGAAATCTGCCTGATCGAGCCCTTTCCCAACCTGGCCGCCCCCGGGCTGCTTTACCACCTGTACACCAACGATTTTGACGTTTCGGACTATACCCGGCGCCTGTGCTGCCGGCGTGCCCGCATTAGCGTGCCGGGTCAAACGGAAGTACTAGTTCAGATAGATGGGGAACCCTGCCAGCTGCCTACCCCCGTGGAAGTAGAAATTGATCCTCGGAGCCTGCGCATTCTCGGGCCGCCTGCCTCAGCGTAA
- a CDS encoding M48 family metallopeptidase yields the protein MAAFAFIPYYCNTQKNEVTGEVQHVDMSADQEIALGLQAAPEMAQQYGGIHPDRQAGAAIERIGQQIVQSTKVRQSPYKFQFHLLADENTINAFALPGGQVFITAGLLKNLKTEGQVAGVLAHEIGHVVGRHSAEQIAKSRLTQGLTGAAAIGLYDPDRPATMASAAAAAMVGKLLTLRYGREDELEADRLAVDFTPAAGYDPRSMIQVMEILEQSNHGGGPPEFLSTHPNPGNRIQELQRDIAEDYPQGLPGNLKP from the coding sequence ATGGCAGCCTTCGCGTTCATCCCGTACTACTGCAACACGCAGAAAAACGAAGTGACCGGCGAAGTGCAGCACGTGGATATGTCGGCCGACCAGGAAATAGCCCTGGGCCTGCAGGCCGCCCCCGAAATGGCCCAGCAATACGGCGGTATTCACCCCGACCGCCAGGCCGGCGCCGCCATCGAGCGGATTGGCCAGCAAATTGTGCAGAGCACCAAAGTCCGCCAGAGCCCCTACAAGTTTCAGTTTCACCTGCTGGCCGACGAAAACACGATTAACGCCTTTGCCTTGCCCGGCGGACAGGTGTTTATTACGGCCGGCCTGCTGAAAAACCTGAAAACCGAAGGCCAGGTGGCCGGCGTGCTGGCCCACGAAATCGGGCACGTGGTAGGCCGACATTCAGCCGAGCAGATTGCCAAGTCGCGCCTGACCCAGGGCCTGACCGGCGCCGCCGCCATCGGCCTCTACGACCCCGACCGGCCCGCCACCATGGCCAGCGCAGCCGCGGCGGCGATGGTCGGTAAGCTGCTTACGCTGCGCTACGGCCGCGAGGACGAGCTGGAGGCCGACCGGCTCGCCGTTGACTTCACCCCGGCCGCCGGCTACGACCCGCGGTCCATGATTCAGGTAATGGAAATTCTGGAGCAGTCCAACCACGGCGGTGGCCCGCCCGAGTTCCTGAGCACTCACCCTAACCCCGGCAACCGCATTCAGGAGTTGCAGCGCGATATAGCCGAAGATTACCCCCAAGGCCTGCCCGGCAACCTGAAACCCTAG
- a CDS encoding murein L,D-transpeptidase catalytic domain family protein has protein sequence MTNVFTRFAGLLLTALSLATPVVAAPPTGRIPATVAKTTRLSGPEKAFVMAAFEQHVALSYAQAGLSATGLPLDVYRRALIGFYHLQQRGTASAPTQVLSIIDFSRSSTQKRLWILDVAKGKLLHHTLVAHGKYTGEDLARNFSNREGSEMSSLGFYVTGATYQGKHGLSLKLHGVDAGYNTNALSRAVVVHGADYVSQQFIRQHGRLGRSQGCPALPVEETPAIIRTIKGGTVLFANGPTQAGYRSNWLSLDPALLGFARSKGLLGQVG, from the coding sequence ATGACGAATGTGTTTACCCGCTTTGCCGGGTTGCTGCTTACCGCCCTCAGCCTAGCTACTCCGGTGGTAGCCGCGCCGCCTACCGGGCGGATACCCGCCACCGTTGCCAAAACCACCCGCCTTAGCGGACCGGAAAAAGCGTTTGTAATGGCCGCTTTTGAGCAGCACGTAGCCTTGTCCTACGCTCAGGCCGGCCTGAGTGCCACCGGCCTGCCCCTGGATGTGTACCGCCGTGCCCTGATTGGCTTTTACCATCTGCAGCAGCGGGGCACCGCCAGCGCCCCCACCCAAGTGCTGTCCATTATTGATTTCAGTCGCTCCAGCACGCAAAAGCGTCTCTGGATTCTGGATGTAGCCAAAGGAAAGCTGCTGCACCACACCCTGGTAGCGCACGGCAAGTACACGGGCGAGGATTTGGCCCGGAATTTCTCGAACCGCGAAGGTTCGGAGATGAGCAGCCTGGGCTTCTACGTCACGGGGGCTACTTACCAGGGCAAGCACGGCCTGTCGTTGAAGCTGCATGGGGTAGATGCCGGCTATAACACCAATGCCCTCAGTCGCGCCGTGGTAGTGCATGGGGCCGATTACGTGAGCCAGCAGTTCATTCGGCAGCACGGGCGGCTGGGGCGCAGCCAGGGCTGCCCGGCATTGCCCGTGGAGGAAACGCCTGCCATTATCCGGACGATAAAAGGCGGGACAGTGCTTTTCGCCAACGGACCTACCCAGGCCGGCTACCGCTCCAACTGGCTAAGCCTGGACCCGGCCCTGCTAGGTTTTGCCCGTAGCAAGGGCCTGCTCGGGCAGGTAGGATAG
- a CDS encoding DUF4199 domain-containing protein, whose amino-acid sequence MATSHITPETNGIRYGLFTSVGMIVYFIVASLTGLVQRIEFSFLNGVILAIGVCMAIVNYKRFRQDRMPYLHGFGTGIITALVASIVFALFFIVYAGVLNRQIMEGIRAEDLFGFDLSVTIAFLAIILQGAMSGVIISLVAMQYYKSPDHKPITGIE is encoded by the coding sequence ATGGCTACTTCGCACATTACGCCCGAAACCAATGGCATTCGCTACGGCCTGTTTACATCGGTCGGCATGATTGTATATTTTATCGTTGCTTCCCTGACGGGCTTGGTTCAACGCATCGAGTTCAGCTTCCTGAACGGAGTAATACTGGCCATTGGCGTGTGCATGGCCATCGTAAACTACAAGCGCTTCCGCCAGGACCGCATGCCTTACCTGCATGGCTTCGGCACGGGCATCATTACGGCCCTGGTAGCCTCCATTGTGTTTGCCCTCTTCTTTATTGTGTATGCGGGTGTGCTTAACCGCCAGATTATGGAAGGCATCCGCGCCGAGGATCTGTTTGGGTTCGACCTTTCGGTAACCATTGCCTTCCTGGCAATTATCCTGCAGGGAGCCATGTCTGGCGTGATTATCTCCCTGGTAGCCATGCAGTACTACAAGAGCCCCGACCACAAGCCTATCACGGGCATTGAGTAG